In one Colletotrichum destructivum chromosome 2, complete sequence genomic region, the following are encoded:
- a CDS encoding Putative ribosomal protein uS5 domain 2-type superfamily, which yields MSRNSNPQARISHLPRADGSATFSRNGYCVVSSVNGPMEVQRRDENPFESVVDVVVRPAAGVGGTAERQLENVLQSSLRQLIPVKSFPRCLIQITLQVTETPQNDYANSKIVQAQSSLPLLPALFHSAILGLLSAAVPLKAIATCTTLAVLENGSKIVADPYPLEVDQATSLHVLSFTSQDDLLLAESEGAFSLTEWDKVVGKGRNVCGQHRQAELDPVMNEDDQDSTDMRQFIRTVMEAKTA from the exons ATGTCCCGAAATTCAAATCCCCAGGCTCGAATCTCACATCTGCCACGAGCGGACGGCTCGGCGACGTTCTCGAGGAATGGTTATTGCGTGGTTTCATCCGTCAATGGGCCGATGGAGGTGCAACGACGAGATGAGAACCCTTTCGAGTCGgtcgttgatgttgttgtaCGACCTGCCGCTGGGGTCGGAG GCACGGCAGAACGCCAGCTCGAGAATGTTTTGCAATCTTCTCTCCGCCAGCTCATTCCCGTCAAGAGCTTCCCTCGATGTCTCATACAGATCACACTTCAGGTGACCGAAACACCGCAGAACGACTACGCGAATAGCAAAATCGTTCAGGCGCAGTCG AGCCTGCCGCTCCTGCCGGCCCTGTTCCACAGCGCCATCTTGGGTCTGCTGTCGGCCGCCGTGCCCTTAAAGGCCATCGCCACATGCACCACGCTGGCCGTCCTTGAGAATGGCAGCAAGATCGTTGCTGACCCGTATCCTCTTGAGGTTGATCAGGCAACATCTCTCCACGTTTTGAGTTTCACTTCGCAGGATGACTTGTTGTTGGCGGAGAGCGAGGGAGCCTTTTCCTTGACCGAGTGGGACAAGGTGGTTGGCAAAGGCCGGAATGTGTGCGGCCAGCATCGCCAAGCGGAACTGGACCCAGTCATGAACGAAGACGACCAAGACTCGACCGACATGCGGCAGTTCATCCGGACAGTGATGGAAGCCAAAACCGCGTAA
- a CDS encoding Putative NAD kinase, translating into MSGIVSSPTALHPALSNPNPLPPAPAPLQQAQQQPSYCSPSERVIKTGSLSDRPKSSNAAHDRPLSSSSTFVSTSALPSLSLYRNAEAVAEVPYSCAPGGPPAAATTSTYAPSSTIRRSSLSITSTAAYPELLPPPLSRSSNANNAAHHPPKGHRRAPSHEVPRQTIMKALASVVRGNKPEALSLTGMLSQQGGSVDNRPATSSSQKLADALNELANRNMTPTTALPSLQSPCFYHNRFDDAVNIDKVLEEIKNDDCMSHSRLVQTATGVREVSKQLQRRPIKRAVRNVMIVTKARDNQLVYLTRELATWLLRTPRYGSEVGVNVFVDAKLRNSRRFDAGAILAENPAFQDMLKYWTPDLCWTQPEKFDLVLTLGGDGTVLFTSWLFQRIVPPVLSFSLGSLGFLTSFEFERYKQHLDRIMGDEGMRVNLRMRFTCTVYRYGTLGQEAEEGEQFEVLNELVIDRGPSPYVSNLELYGDDELLTVVQADGCIFSTPTGSTAYSLSAGGSLVHPDIPAILLTPICPHTLSFRPMVLSDTMLLRVSVPRNSRATAYCAFDGKGRVELRQGDYVTITASQYPFPTVVRTQTEWFDSVSRTLRWNTRAATQKGFDPSADGSLCPSEDGKDDDPEWDIDTDSACYASEDGSISASPLRRQMSLLGM; encoded by the coding sequence ATGTCAGGCATCGTCTCCTCGCCCACCGCCCTGCACCCCGCCCTCAGTAATCCGAATCCGctcccgccggcgccggcgccattgcaacaggcccagcagcagccgtcATACTGTTCCCCTTCCGAACGAGTTATTAAAACGGGTTCGCTCTCCGACCGTCCCAAAAGCTCAAATGCCGCTCACGACCgacctctctcttcttcgtctACTTTCGTCTCGACGTCCGCCCTTCCCTCCCTATCACTTTATCGCAATGCAGAAGCGGTAGCAGAGGTCCCATATTCTTGTGCCCCAGGCGGACCCCCCGCTGCTGCAACCACGTCAACCTATGcaccctcgtcgacgataAGGAGAAGCTCACTCTCAATAACATCCACCGCCGCCTACCccgagctgctgccgccccctCTATCGAGGTCGtccaacgccaacaacgccGCCCATCACCCTCCCAAGGGTCACCGTCGCGCCCCCTCGCACGAAGTTCCTCGCCAGACTATTATGAAAGCGCTGGCTTCGGTCGTTCGCGGAAACAAACCCGAAGCCCTTTCCCTAACCGGCATGCTTTCCCAACAGGGTGGTAGCGTCGACAACCGACCCGCCACGTCCTCGTCTcagaagctggccgacgccctAAACGAGCTCGCCAACCGGAACATGACTCCCACCACCGCTCTGCCGTCTCTGCAGTCCCCCTGCTTCTACCACAACCGTTTCGACGATGCCGTTAATATCGACAAGGTCCTTGAGGAGATCAAGAACGACGACTGCATGTCTCACTCAAGACTGGTGCAGACCGCCACCGGCGTCCGTGAGGTTTCCAAGCAGCTCCAGCGCCGCCCCATCAAGCGAGCCGTACGCAACGTCATGATTGTCACCAAGGCTCGCGATAATCAGCTAGTCTATCTGACCCGGGAACTCGCTACCTGGCTGCTTCGCACCCCGAGGTACGGCTCCGAAGTTGGCGTCAACGTCTTCGTTGACGCCAAGCTGCGCAACTCTCGTCGTTTTGATGCcggcgccatcctcgccgagaaCCCTGCTTTTCAGGATATGCTCAAGTACTGGACCCCCGACTTGTGCTGGACCCAGCCTGAGAAGTTTGATCTTGTCCTAacgctcggcggcgacggaacCGTGCTCTTTACTTCGTGGCTCTTCCAGCGCATTGTTCCTCCCGTCCTGTCCTTCAGCCTGGGCAGTCTCGGTTTCCTGACGAGCTTCGAGTTTGAGAGATACAAGCAGCATCTGGACCGCATTATGGGGGATGAGGGCATGCGCGTGAACCTGCGCATGCGCTTCACCTGCACCGTCTACCGGTATGGCACCTTGGGCCAggaggccgaagagggcgagcAGTTCGAGGTTCTGAATGAGCTCGTCATTGACCGTGGCCCATCCCCTTATGTCTCGAACCTGGAACTctacggcgacgatgagctcCTCACCGTGGTGCAGGCCGATGGCTGCATCTTTTCAACACCCACAGGATCCACCGCCTACTCTCTCTCGGCCGGGGGCTCCTTGGTGCACCCAGATATTCCCGCCATTCTATTGACGCCAATCTGCCCGCACACCCTATCGTTCCGCCCCATGGTTCTTTCCGACACGATGCTCCTCCGCGTGTCGGTACCGCGCAACTCACGCGCGACGGCATACTGCGCCTTCGACGGCAAGGGACGGGTCGAGCTGAGGCAGGGCGACTATGTCACCATCACAGCTTCGCAGTACCCCTTCCCTACCGTTGTCCGCACCCAGACGGAGTGGTTCGACAGTGTGTCGCGCACACTTCGCTGGAACACGCGCGCTGCGACGCAGAAAGGCTTTGACCCCTCGGCCGATGGTAGTCTTTGCCCGTCggaggacggcaaggacgACGATCCGGAATGGGACATCGACACAGACTCAGCGTGCTACGCCAGCGAGGACGGCAGCATCAGCGCGAGCCCGTTGCGAAGACAGATGAGTCTGTTGGGCATGTGA
- a CDS encoding Putative phosphotyrosyl phosphatase activator, PTPA, PTPA superfamily, which yields MASANTASQTGESSVASLGNKIPKLEPRRRRPGPSNPTPRPETPALPSPPDLHSHIYKTPSRRILSQKDHELFLSSPTYSLVLAFVFHLSESVQDTPRSAVKDSEISPALQSILRMLDEAESLAEASPPDDQGGSRFGNKAFRTFLDLVKEKATAWQSQLGVSEAANDEVAIYLEHSFGNRMRIDYGSGHELNFIMWLLCLYQLRIIAKDDFRPLVLKVFERYLKLMRKIQLTYYLEPAGSHGVWGLDDYQFLPFLFGASQLLHHPFITPLAIHQDLTLEEFSHDFLYLGQVNFVSETKTVKGLRWHSPMLDDISAAKSWTKVEGGMRRMFVAEVLKKLPVMQHFLFGSLVPATEGMSTEQDFGSDDDQQEEERGEITPGNVGKHKHQHVGWGDCCGIKVPSSVAAAQEMKKRGAHDALRRIPFD from the coding sequence ATGGCCTCAGCTAATACAGCATCGCAAACAGGCGAATCGTCTGTGGCCTCCTTGGGCAACAAGATTCCTAAACTCgagcctcgccgccgtcgtcccgGCCCCTCCAACCCAACTCCTCGCCCCGAGACACCTGCGCTGCCTTCGCCACCTGATCTCCATAGTCATATATACAAGACCCCTTCGAGAAGAATACTATCCCAGAAGGATCACGAGTTGTTTCTCTCGTCGCCTACCTACAGCTTGGTTCTTGCCTTCGTCTTCCATCTCTCCGAATCCGTCCAAGACACACCCCGCTCTGCCGTCAAAGACAGCGAAATTAGTCCCGCACTCCAGTCCATTCTGCGAATGCTCGATGAAGCCGAATCACTTGCCGAAGCGTCTCCACCCGACGATCAAGGCGGTTCGCGTTTTGGAAACAAGGCGTTCCGAACATTCCTGGACTtggtgaaggagaaggccaCCGCATGGCAGAGTCAGTTAGGTGTCAGCGAGGCGGCAAATGACGAGGTGGCGATCTACTTGGAGCATTCTTTTGGAAACAGGATGCGGATAGACTACGGCTCTGGACACGAGCTCAACTTCATCATGTGGCTGCTGTGCCTCTACCAGCTCCGAATCATCGCCAAAGACGACTTTCGACCCCTAGTGCTCAAGGTCTTCGAGCGGTATTTGAAACTCATGCGGAAAATCCAGCTGACATATTATCTGGAGCCCGCAGGCTCTCATGGCGTCTGGGGTTTGGACGATTACCAGTTTCTCCCATTCTTGTTCGGTGCCTCGCAACTCCTGCACCACCCCTTCATCACGCCATTGGCGATCCATCAGGATCTTACGTTGGAAGAATTCAGTCATGATTTCTTATACCTCGGCCAAGTCAACTTCGTCAGCGAAACGAAGACGGTTAAGGGCTTGCGTTGGCACAGTCCCATGTTGGACGATATTTCTGCGGCCAAGTCGTGGACCAAAGTGGAAGGCGGCATGCGCCGCATGttcgtcgccgaggttcTAAAGAAACTTCCTGTTATGCAACATTTTCTTTTCGGCTCGCTCGTGCCGGCGACGGAAGGTATGAGTACGGAGCAAGATTTTGGATCGGATGACGATCAacaggaggaggaaaggggcGAGATCACGCCGGGGAACGTTGGCAAGCACAAGCATCAGCACGTGGGCTGGGGCGATTGCTGCGGCATCAAGGTCCCGAGCAGTGTTGCTGCGGCGCAGGAAATGAAGAAAAGGGGAGCCCATGATGCTCTTCGCAGAATACCATTTGATTAG